The Nitrospira sp. genome has a segment encoding these proteins:
- a CDS encoding c-type cytochrome, whose product MKAARLGVIGLAVGMIGGAALIAGGCANEQEKRGHELYTHYCSDCHGESGKQNEGFNWAAMPDPKPKDLSNKSEMSTFKDEDLFATISRDMLDTTEEGGDTIGDDDFAVPTMPTFKYTLSEDEVWAIVGHVRTLHGMKMEFNVAGRKSSLEEGLKAAQAKFEQAKQAYEAAEKKASDEAERKSEQLKKDVDVDESAYAAELATMAQTKKELDLAQVGLNNFSTRPGKGVSIPRPDLTVKPADAAKLVDRGKQLYENKYGCNGCHNIAGEGGKIGPQLDRAGFRLNATWIYRWLKNPQAMDAHTRMPALGFTDADAKAVTLYVATLRAPKEEPVVQKPVEKP is encoded by the coding sequence ATGAAGGCGGCACGGCTGGGTGTCATTGGATTAGCAGTGGGAATGATCGGGGGCGCGGCGTTGATCGCCGGAGGGTGTGCCAACGAACAAGAGAAGCGAGGCCACGAACTCTATACTCACTATTGCAGTGACTGTCACGGGGAAAGCGGCAAGCAGAACGAGGGTTTCAATTGGGCCGCTATGCCTGATCCCAAACCGAAAGATTTGTCCAATAAGTCTGAGATGAGCACATTCAAGGACGAGGATCTCTTCGCAACCATCTCACGCGATATGTTGGATACCACTGAAGAAGGTGGCGATACGATCGGTGACGACGATTTTGCCGTTCCCACCATGCCGACCTTCAAGTATACGCTGTCCGAGGATGAGGTCTGGGCGATCGTCGGGCATGTCCGCACATTGCACGGGATGAAGATGGAGTTCAATGTGGCGGGGCGAAAGTCGTCGCTTGAAGAAGGACTCAAGGCCGCACAGGCCAAGTTTGAACAAGCGAAGCAGGCCTATGAAGCGGCAGAGAAAAAAGCCAGTGATGAAGCTGAACGCAAGAGTGAACAATTAAAGAAGGACGTGGATGTAGACGAGTCTGCCTATGCAGCTGAACTAGCGACGATGGCGCAGACAAAAAAAGAGTTGGATCTTGCGCAGGTTGGGCTCAATAATTTCTCGACCAGGCCAGGCAAAGGTGTAAGTATTCCCAGGCCGGATCTGACGGTGAAACCAGCGGATGCTGCAAAATTAGTCGACCGTGGGAAACAACTCTACGAAAACAAGTACGGGTGCAACGGGTGCCATAACATTGCCGGAGAAGGTGGCAAGATTGGTCCTCAGCTCGATCGAGCCGGATTTCGGTTGAATGCTACCTGGATCTACCGTTGGCTGAAGAATCCACAAGCCATGGATGCGCATACTCGTATGCCGGCGTTGGGCTTCACTGATGCGGATGCGAAGGCGGTCACCTTGTATGTGGCCACGTTGCGAGCTCCAAAGGAGGAACCCGTCGTCCAGAAGCCAGTTGAGAAGCCGTAG
- the ubiA gene encoding 4-hydroxybenzoate octaprenyltransferase has protein sequence MSAPAASSSASSSVVPWPALARLIRLPNQTGTYLLLLPSLWALVLAARGIPSLKLLVMFISGAFIMRSAGVIMNDLADQTFDRQVTRTKSRPLAAGELSRRQAYALLGLLLLIAAGLLLGLPPLVAWLSPIAVGLAALYPFSKRWIHIPQAMLGIAFGWGTIMAWAAVQEHVDVSAWLLFGTTAAWAIAYDTIYAVQDIEDDRRVGVKSAALYLGSGLHRGVGLAFGTMLTFLIITGWLNELQWPFYCTLLGVGLFFIKQVRDLQQPVSPTRAFAMFRHHIWAGVAILLGLLTGLPH, from the coding sequence ATGTCCGCTCCAGCAGCTTCATCCTCTGCGTCTTCCTCTGTCGTTCCTTGGCCTGCCCTAGCCAGATTGATCCGCCTACCGAACCAGACCGGCACCTATCTGTTACTCTTGCCCAGCCTGTGGGCACTGGTTCTGGCAGCCCGAGGAATTCCATCCTTGAAGCTGCTCGTGATGTTTATCAGTGGCGCATTCATTATGCGAAGCGCCGGCGTCATTATGAACGACTTGGCTGATCAGACCTTTGATCGACAAGTGACCCGCACCAAGAGTCGGCCACTGGCAGCCGGAGAATTATCCCGCCGTCAGGCCTATGCCCTCCTTGGCCTGTTACTGCTGATTGCAGCCGGTCTCCTGCTCGGCCTTCCCCCGCTCGTCGCCTGGCTCTCTCCCATTGCGGTGGGTTTAGCGGCGTTGTATCCTTTCTCCAAACGATGGATCCATATTCCTCAGGCGATGTTGGGGATTGCCTTTGGCTGGGGCACCATCATGGCCTGGGCTGCAGTACAGGAGCACGTGGACGTCTCCGCATGGCTCCTCTTTGGTACGACCGCTGCGTGGGCCATCGCCTATGACACGATCTATGCCGTACAAGATATCGAAGATGATCGGCGAGTGGGGGTCAAATCTGCTGCTCTCTACCTTGGCTCAGGCCTCCACCGCGGTGTAGGCCTTGCCTTTGGGACCATGCTGACCTTCTTGATCATCACGGGTTGGCTGAACGAATTGCAATGGCCTTTCTATTGTACGCTATTGGGGGTAGGACTATTTTTTATAAAACAGGTGAGAGACCTTCAACAGCCAGTCTCCCCCACCCGCGCGTTCGCCATGTTCCGACATCATATCTGGGCTGGCGTTGCAATCCTCTTAGGATTGCTGACAGGATTGCCACACTGA